The genomic window gggttcaaatcccagcattccataggtctcctgagcaccaccaggagtaattcctgtgtgcagaaccaagagtaacccctgagcatcgctgggtttgaccccaaaaggaaaaaaaaaaaaaaagtaatgcagcGCACAGGGGTGTGTGCGTAGGTGTGCACACATACTACATACACAGGTGCATGCACACACCACTGGGGGGCAGCATGTACACGCGGACAAAGAAATGTGCACATCTGAGGGGTGCCTCAGCCCAGCCAGCCCAGCTAGGGGAGCTCTAGACTCGGGGTATTTGTGGGTGCCAAGAGCAACGCCTGGTGCTGAGTTGGGGgacactccccagcccccaccctgtggCCTCCCATTGCTTTGATCTGGGCCAAAACCAATCCCCTTCCAGAACCGggtgctgccccccacctcccacctctgcTCTCCGCAGGCACTGCTTCACGGGCAGCTACCCGGTGATCGAGCCGCTGCTGCAGCACTTCCCCAACCTGTCGGTGGGCTTCACGGCCGTGCTGACCTACAGCTCCGCCTGGGCCGCCCGCGACGCGCTGCGCCAGATCCCACTGGAGAGGATCATCGTGGAGACGGACGCGCCCTACTTCCTGCCGCGCCAGGTAGGAGGCCGCGCCACCCGCACAGCacgggcagggccagcgcccctggGACCCCCCCCGGCCGCCGCCTGGCCACCATGGCTGCTCCTTGGCGCTGCCTCGGGGAAGCTGAAGGGTCACCGCTCTCTTCCAGGCAGTGCCAAGCCCTACCCCGTAGAGGGCGGCCCAAGGAAGCGCGGGACCCTGCCACCCCGAGCCCCAGGGCTAGGATCTCCCTGCGCCGGCAGGTAACGGGGTCCCCACAGGGCAGCCCCAGAGGTTCTCGCCGGGCCAGGCCGGGCTGGGGGATTGCAGCGTGCCGCTGCCAGCAGGGGCCCCGCGACGGCCGCAACCTCCGCTGTCTTGCAGGTGCCCAAGAGCCTGTGCCAGTACGCCCACCCGGGCCTGGCCCTGCACACTGTCCGCGAGATCGCCCGCGTCAAGGAGCTGCCGCTCTCACACACGCTGGCCACGCTGCGGGAGAACACTGGCCGCCTGTACAGCCTCTGAGCGCCGCTGCTGCCAAGGTGCCTGCCCCGTCCCCGTGTCCTCCTGTGTCGCCCCGTCCCCGTGTCCTCCTGTGTCCCCTCGTCCCTCTGTGTCCCCCAGTGCCCCTCCATGACCCTGGTGTGTGCCGTGTTCCCCCGTGTGCCTGTGTCCTTGTGTCCCCATGTGTGTTCCTGTGTCCTCGTTTCCTTTGTGTTCCCGTGTCCCCGGTGTTCCCATGCACCCCCTCCCCTGTGTCCGTGTTTCCTCCTGTGTCCTCCTGTGTCCCCATGTCCCTGTGCTCGAGACCGGGCAGAGCCCTTGGCCATCTCCTCCCTGGGAGGACTGCGTCTGACCctgcttcctcttctctccacAGCCTTCCAGGACCACCCGTGGCCACTGCCAGTCTGTGCCCTGCAGAAGGGGGAGCCCAGTGGGCAGATCCCTGGGGACCTTCTGCAGCTCcgtgggctgggagggggcaggggaacgTCCCCCGGGCCCCAGAACTGTgcatggggcagggggtgggcccTGTGGCTATGCCTCGTTCTCTGCGGCCTGGACTTGGTGCCTCTGGCTCACCTGAGCTCTTGGGCTGCAGCTCGGGTCCCAGCCCAGCATCCCGGGAATGGACTTCTGGGGGCCACCTGCCGAGCCCCATCTCAGGCCCGTCTTCCTGCACCCACGGAGCCGCGCTCGCATCCTGTCTCAAGCCACCCGTCCACACGCAGAAGGACTCCAACGCTGTTCTTCGACTTCTGCCACTGTTGCTacggaggggacagagggacaccTGCTGTCCTGGCCCCCAAAGGTGTTAATGCTTCCTGGTGCCCAGGGCCAGGAAGCTGACAGGCCTCTGGTTCACCGCAGCGGCTTCTGCTGGCCGCCCCTCGTGCGGTGCTGGACCTGGACTGGACCTCTGCTGCCAGCGTGTTTTCATGGACagcccctgtgccctgtgcctggggAGTGCTGGGCTGAGGCCTCCATCAGGGGAGCTGGGGCTCTTGGGCCAGCAGCTTGGATGGTAAAGCGACAGGGAGCAGCCTTGATCTCTGACCTCGGAATGGCTGTGTGCTCTCTGGTTCCACTGGGCTCTGGTGTGGAAGGTGCGGGCCGGGGGACGGGATGGACATTGGCACTGCATGGTGGCCAGGAGGAGCTGAGGCGCACAGCTGGCCCCGGCCGGGCAGACACTAGCTGAtgacaggcccccccccccccccccgacagccCTTGGTGCTACGTGCTCTTCCCTCCAGGCATGGGTGAGTGCTTCTGGGCTCAGACACCGTGAGCAGGGCGGGGCCATGGGATGCAAGTGCTGGACGGTCTCTGGCCGCTCAGCTGGTGGCCAGCGCACTGCTGGAAggcctgtgtcccctcccccggCGTCTCTTTCTGGAAATAAAGCAATGGATCCTCAACCACATGTGTCTTCCCGCTTCTTGGCATTTGTTGGAGTGAGGGGCCGGGTGGGCTGGCTGCCTGCTCTTGGCCCAAGCACACGCAGGCAGGGGGGGCGCCCGGAGGGAGGTCCGCGTCCCGCACcgtcctgccccctcctgccccgtgTCCCCCTCTCCTGCTGGCCCAGATCCCCTACGGACCCGCCTCTGCAGGCAGATCTAGGAGGAGATATTTGGGGGTTTGGGCTGAGGCGgaggctgctcccagccctgctctgctccACACAGCACTGGGGCCCCCGAGCCGTGTCCCCGGCGAGCGTGGGTGGTCGAGGCACAGGCCCCAGGGAGGGAGGCTGTGTCCCAGGAGTGCTGGACAGTGTCCACGGGTGCTCATCTCTGCTGTGCTGCACACAGGCTGGCTGGGGGCTTGCTGCCCTGATGGCCTTCTCCGTGCAGTGGACAGCCCAGTTGGCTGGACACCACTGGCCTGGTGTCTGCTGGCCCGTGTCCTTTGATAGTCTGTGTGGTTGTTGACCTGCCTCtggcctcacccacaccctccgGGCAGCCATGTGTCCTGAGGGCACTGAAGCCCCCGGAGAGCTGGGCCAGGATGAGAAGGTGACCCCACCCGCTCCTGATGGTGAAGGAGGGGCGGCCTGAAGTACCAGGACAGTGCCCACAGGCATGCAGTTGGGGGACTCTCAGAGTCCCGGGGTCCTGTGTCCTCTGGGCTCCACCCTGTCTGTTACAGGGTTcgtgcaggtgtgaccccagcctcccccacctccgCCTGGCCCTCAGGCTGCACCATCTGTTCCCGCGGAGGGCTGGGGGCTTTCAGGTGACCTTACTCCCTCACCTGGCTGCTGGCTGTGTCCCTAGGTCGGGACTGGATTCCTGGGTATCCCCGTTTGCTTTGACTGTGTGCGCCCCTGTGGCCACCAGCTCGAGCCtggctctgctccccaccccccagggccacCCAGTTTCCATCTGTCACCGTGACTCCACTTCTCCCCAAGGCCAGCATGGGCTGGGGCTGTCACTATCACATAAGTGGCTTCCTTTGAGCGTGTGCGCatacttgtgtgcatgtgtgagtgtgtgtatgtgtgtgtgtatatatgtgcatgtctgtgcatgttgtgtgtgtgtgtatgttatgtGCATAAGTGGCATAAGCCCTGCCGGCAGGGTCGTATGGAATCAGCCACCGCTGGGCTGGCTGGGGTGTGAGGGAGTGAGGACCCCAGACCCACCTCTGGCCGGCCCTGTCTTGTGGGGACCTGCCTGCTGCTCTGACCACATAGACTGGCCAAGTCCCGCATCTCTAGGAAATGACGTTCCTGGGCCTGGGCATCCTGAAGGTGGGGCAGTGGGTGTGAGTGACCGGGCCCTGTGACTCGAAGTCCCTGGCACTCTGGTGTTCCTGGGGCACAGCCTGTGGTGCAGCCTGCTTCAGGCCCCCTGTTCTCTGCCCttccccgtctctgtctctgtctcgggCCAACGCGCAGTGGACACGAGGCGTGAGTGGCAGATGGCGGCTCGGCTGGGACGAGAACtcagcctgggctggagcagagTGTCGGTGGGGGCGGGTGGCCTGGGTGGCTtatgggtggtggggtgggtggggtaaCACGGAcagagtgggagggggagggggctcccccgTGGCTTTGGTCTGTTCTGGTGAGAGCCATTCAGCCGCCATGAAAGTTCCGCCCCTGGAGCTGCCAGGACCTCCCCAGTGTctctgccccccaggcccccccataCCGTGTCTCCGTGTTTCCTTCTGTTGCTCCTGAGAGCTGAGGAGCCACTGATGGCGACTGCCACTTCCCGCCGCCCACCTCCCTCTGCGGCTCTGCTCAGTGACAGTGGCCCGAGAATTCTGAGACACGGGACTGACCCCACGAcacggccatgctcagagcttttATTCGCCTCCTAAGCCAGTGACGCCCAGCTGAGCAGGGGGGCCAGACAGGGCCTGTCAGCCGGGAGGGGCAGGTGGCCGAGGCAGCAAACCGGTCACTTGTCCTCCGGGACATCTGCAAAGCAATGGCCTCAGGCTGTCTCCAGCTGCACCAGGAGCTGAGAAGCCCCAGCTGAGTCCAGGCTCCAGGAagtcgccccccccacccctttattGGCTCTTGGGTGGAAGGGACGAGGGTGGGGGCTGTTTCTCTGCTCAGGGGGACTCGGGGCGGTGGGTGTCCTTCCACAGGTCCAAGGACGCGCTTTCCACCTGGCCAGGCGCAGGGCTGGCTCAGCCCGAGGGTTGGCAGAGCAGGCAAGACGGTCACATGTGCCCCTCAGCGCCCCTCCACTCTAGGGTGAAGGAGGTCGGGAGCCCTGGCACCGCCCCTCTGTCCAGTCCCCAGGccgcaggggtggggaggtgaaggGGAAGGTCGTGGGGTGCAGCCGTGCCCCACTTACCGTTGGCCTCCCAGAGGACGTCCTGGAGGAACTGGCTCAGGGCCTGGCCATGCTGGTGGTACTGCACCCCCGAAAGCTTGATCCCAACATCGAAGGGGGCGTTGAACTagggggcacagggaggggggTCCGAGGtcacccctccacacccctccacTCACCTCTACACACGCTCTACCCCTCACATGGGTGCACTCACCccgcatacacatgcatacatgcagacccccacacaccccacagtcACACAGACTCATGCACaaacccccacacaccccacagtcacacagactcacgcacagacccacacacaccccacaatgctGTAACACACctcacactcgcacacactcacgcacagaCCCACACACGCCCCCCACATGCTGTCACACACTCATGTGCAGACCCACACACGTGCCTCCGACACACTGTCACATACGTGTCATCACACACAGTGCTATCACAtataccccccacacacaggcgACATGTCACACACACTCCTGTCAGACCACCTACACGCACACCCCCCTGCTGTCATGCCCATGTTCATGTACGGCCGTCCACatgctttctctctcacacacgggCATTGCTGCCAGGGGGCCCAACCTCGCCGCGCCCGGTGCCCTGAGAACTGCGGCGGCggggctgggagtagcccccccacccctgcacggcTGGGTGTGTGTCCCCCAAGCCGATGTGCTGCGGTGTCTCGGGAGGGCTCCGTCCCTGGCCCCTTCCTTCCCACGTGCCCACAGCCTCGGACCCACCCACCCGGATCTCCAGCTCGTCCTCGGGCCCTTCCTGAGCGGCCGGGCCGAGCTGGCCGTCGTCGAGCGCGCGGGGCTGCAGCTTGGCCGGCGGCTTCTTGGGCTCCTTTTTCTgttggagagagagggggtgttCCCTGGGGGACCCGCAGCTGGGTGCGGGGTCCCGGCTTCCTGCCCCCACCGCGATCCCCGTCCGCGGGGCGGGGTGTCCTGTCTCACCGgccccttgtggtgctcggggctcaggaAGCTGGAGCCGGCCGCGGCGCGCTCGGCCCACAGGGCCCCGAGGAGCAGCAGGCAGCAGGCGGGCGCCAGGGAGCGCATGGTCGCGGCGTCGGGCCTGCGGAGAGAgggtgggcgggtgggcgggTGGACAGCGTGCCCAGGagctgcctcccccccaccaacccccccgGCAAGAACGGGGGCCCTGGGCGGGGACCCCAAAGAGCCAGGGCCGGGTTTGGCAGAGACGGCGACCCAGCCGCCCCCAGCAGAGGGTGGGGGCGTCCCCCCCCAAGCCAGCCTTGCCGCCAACTCCTGCCCGGCGCAGACGGAGGCGCACCTGGGTGCGGGTGGCGCTGTCCGCGCCGGCACCTCCTTAAGTAGCGCCCTGTTTGCTCGGCGCCCGGAGGGGGCCGGGCTGGCGCGTGACATTCCTCGGGGACGCAAAGGCTCCCGTCCGTCCGTCCTGGCGGGTCAACACCGGGCCAGATGGCGGGACATTGCTAGGTAGCAGGGGAGGTGTGCAGGGTGTCGGCAGCGTGTGGCCGCAACGGATCCTCCGCTGCCCCCTTCGAAGCCCCGCCCTGGGCCGGGAGACGCTCAGCACTCCAGGGGCTGTTctcgggggccggggtgggggctccccATTCCTTCCGTCCTCTCGGGAGCAGCTGGAGGGTCAGTGACAGggagcagccccctgcccccagcccagcgctCCTGGACCGCCGGCAGCCCTGGAGCCGGGCCCCACATGCACCCACGGGCGCCTGAGCCACCCTGCCGCCTCCCGGCGCGTCTCTCTCTGAGCAGCCACTGCTCGGGGTGATGCTGGTGCTGCTCCTACCCTGTATTCAGGGCTCGCTCCCAGCGTGGCTGGGGACCGTGTGGTACCAAAGGCTCACATCCAGGGTGCACGGTGCGCTGCAGCCCCGGGCTCGCTCTGGCCTACAGGAGCGACTGCTGAGGGGGACTGCTGAGATGGACTGCTGAGGGGAGACTGCTGAGGGGAGACTGTTGCGGGGAGACTGCTCAGGGGGAGTCCGTTAAGGGGGACTGTTGAGGGGAGACTCCTGAGAATGACTGCTGAGGGCAGAGTGTTAAGGGCCGATTGCTGAGGGGCGACTGCTGAGGGGCGACTGCTGAGGGGAGACTGTTGAGGGGCGACTGCTGAGAGAAGATAGCTGAGAGAGACTGTTGATGGGAGACTGGTAGGGAGCGACTGCTGAGGGGAAACTGTTGaggggcactgctgaagggagaCTTGAGGGGAGACTGTTGAGGGGCGACTGCTGAGGGAAGATAGCTGAGGGAGACTGTTGATGGGAGACTGACTGGTAAGGAGCGACTGGTGAGGGGAGACTGCTGAGGGACGACTGTTGAGGGGTGACTGCTGAGGGGAGACTGTTGAGGGGCGACTGCTGAGGGGAGACTGTTGAGGGGCGACTGCTTGAGGGGAGACTGCTGAAGTGAGACCTCTGAGGGGAGACTGTTAAGGGGTGACTGCTGAGGGGAGAGTGTTGAGGGCTGACTGCTGAGGGGAGACTGTTGAAGGGAGACTGGTGAGGGCCGACTGCTGAGGGGAGACTGTTGAGGGAGACTATTGAGGGGAGACTATTGAGGGGTGATTGGTGAGGGGAGACTGCTGAGGGGAGACTATTGAGAAGTGATTGGTGATGGGAAACTGCTGAGGGGAGACTGCTGAGGCTGACTGTTGAGAGGAGACTGGTGAGGGGCGACTGCTGAGGGGAGACTGTTGAGGCTTCACTcccactccctcaccccctccagaGAGACGCAGCAAAGAGAAGCAAAGACATGGTTAGCGGGtgtccccgccaccccctccccttctttctagTCACCACGTTATGGTCAGTGGCCAGGTGCAGGGACTTGTATGGAGACATTTGTCCTTGTCTCCATACAAGGACTGGGCCTGTTCACCCAGGCCTGTCTCATGCTGGGTTTAGGGTTTGGGTGTGGTGCTAACACTGTACAGGGGTTTCAAGTAGGCCAGGCACATACCACTGCCGCACCCCAGCCCCCTTTTATTCTAGGGGCGCCAAGTAGGGCTCATCCTGGCACTTGGCCGGCTGGGAGTTCAGAGCCTACTTGGGCTTAAGGGTGCAGTTCCTGGTGGCGTTTGGGGGCCTCGTCActgttggggactgaacttggtCTTTACACATGTCAGACCCCTGACAAtgagcccctcccggccccctcagCGTCCCTTAATCCTGCTTCTCCCTCGCGACTTTGGCACATGCTTGTGGCCTTTATCTTCTCTGGAAAAAGGGAGACTCGGCTTTGCCCACCTTAAACTCAGTTCCTTTTGCTGTGGGTTGTAGAGTTGCTTATGGGGCTTGGATACtgacccctccccaggcccctggtCAGAGACAGTTTGTGATACAGAAGCTGCTCATTTGCAGGGAGTGACGGGGAGTGGGCAACCGTCATCTTTTCATTTTGCTGCTGTGCTGCCTTGGGTGTCAGAGTCCGAACACCATCGCCCAGGCCCAGACGTGTGGCGGGAACTCTCAGGAagctctcctcccttcctttctttgagTTCTCTGCTTCCAGCCTTTCAATGAAgtaagttttggttttgggtcacacctggcagtgctcagggcttcctcctggccctgcactcagcaatcacacctggcggtgctcagctaaccatatggggtgccggggatcgaacccggctcggctgtgtacaaggccagcgccctccccactgtcctatgtcTCCGGCCCCTggtctcactttttttttggggggggggtcacacccggtgatgctcaggggttactcctggctctgcactcaggaattacccctggtggtgctcaggggaccatatgggatgctgggaatagaacctgggttggcagcgtgcaaggcaaacgccctccccgctgtgctattgctccagccatcccTGGTCTCACTTTTAGTTCCTCTGCTGTGAGATGGTTTCGGCGAGTGTGAGACGGGGGACAgctgtttctgccaggtcccacGGCTGACCACACTGTGGTGTCTCCCGGGAATGTGCCATGGGGGACCCCTAAACCCTGTGGTCCCTATGACAATGTTTGGAGGACGCCCGGCAGGCTGCATGGAAGAGGCAGCGGGTGAGAGGGGGCGGAGGGCGGGCCCAGTGGCCACGGACTGCAAGCTTGTCCCCCAGactgcccctggccctggggcacTGCCCCGGCACACGCTCCGCTATGTGGGACCCCCAGAGATGCAGCAGTGTGAGACCCAACACAGCCAAGGGTGTTCCCCCTCCCCCGTGCgcacagggcaggggtgaggcccgcACCCTCGGGCACCCCAGGCGTCACAGCAACAAAGAGAGGCAGGGgcaggctttttttttgtttgttttttgctttttgggtcacacctggcgatgctcagggttactcctggcagtgctcaggggttactcctggcagtgctcaggggaccatatgggatgctgggattcgaacccgggttggccgtgtgcaaggcaaacgccctcctgctgtgctatcgctccaccccaagCTCTGGAAAGTTCTTGAATGTGACCAGCCAGACTCCCGGGGGCCGGGAGGGCTTCCCGGTACCCGCATCTGCGCCAACAGGCCTCCCGGCCCGGCCACTGTCCTCGGGCAGGGCCCCACTCGCCTCGCCCGCCCGAGCTCCGGCCAGAGGCAACACCTGCATTCCTGGCACACGGGCACTGCGGGAGCCCCGGCCGCCAGGACACGCCAAACAAAcgccggcccggcccagcctggAGACGCGGCGCTGCTGCGGGCCGCAGGCCGTGGGGACCCGAGATAACGGCCCAGAGCAAACACCGCCAGCTGCAGCCTGTGTCCCAGCAGAGCCCCCGCGAGCCGCCGTGTCCAGGGCCGGCAGCCCCGGAGCCCCTTCCACCCCTCACCgccagggcagggggaggcaagGACGGGCCCGGAGGAGgcggccccctcccctctcctgtccCTTTCCAGCCCTCTGGGGTCTGCAGGAAGCCCACCAGCGTGACCCGCCTGCCAGCCTGGTCTTCCTCAGGGGCCTTTTCTCCCCTGTGGCCCTGGGCCCCTCTTGAGTGGGTTCGAGGCCCCGTGGGGTCCTGCCGCGTGCACAGGGGGTCAGGCCAGGGGCCTTTCCACCCTGACACGCCCTGCAGCCGAGGGCGTCCAGGCCCTGCTCTATCCTCTGGCCAGTTTGGGGGTGTCCTCCCGGGTGTCCCCACCACAGCCCCCATGGGGCTCCAGAGAGCAGCAGGCGCTGTGTGACCCCGTGAGCGCCTCAGCCAGCGGCCGGGGCCGAGTGCCTGTTCCTAGCGCCCACAGGGTCTCtcgctttttctttttgttcttgagtagcccaggggtcactcccggctctgtgctcagggatctctcccagtGGGCCACAAGGACtaatggggtggcagggattgaaatCTGGTTGAccctctgcaaggcaaatgccctgcccactgtgctatctcttcggcCCTCACTTTTCTATTTGCAATATTGATTTTTagctcataaatatttttttgtttgttttttgttttttagggtcatcccagtgatgctcaggggttactcctggctctgcactcaggaattactcctggaagtgcttgggggaccatgtgagatgccggggattgaacctgggctggctgcgtgcaaggcaaaccctctcccctgtgctattgctccagccccatgtcatttgtgtctttttatttttgcatcatgtctgacagtgctcaggacttattcctagctctacactcaaatttcacccctggtggggctcgggggaccatgtggggagcTGGgtatcacacccggcgatgcacaggggttattcctggctctgcactcaggaattactcctggcagtgctcaggggaccatatgggatgctgggaatcgaacctgggtcggccgcatgcaaggcaaacaccctccccgctgtgctattgctccagccccaaacttgttttgatttggggtgcCCCACTTGCAGTGTGAATTCTTGGggagtccctcctggctctgagctgcagGCAGACGTGGGGGGTTGTTCCTCGGGTCGTTTCTGGTGAGAGTTGCCTGtggttttgtttggctttggggccacacccggcgctggtcaggggtcactcctggctctgcactcagggatcactcccgacagtgcttgggggccgtatggggtgccaggacccgggtgggccgcgtgctaGGCCACATCTCAGCCGCTGTCTGTGGCACTGTCTGTCTCAGTCCCCGAGTTCTGGCCTCCTTGTCGAGAGGCCTCTGGAGGTTTGTAGATTCTGTCCTTGTTTCTTCACATCCGGCTGTTGCTTCGGAGTCTGTGGGGGCTGAGCTCaggacctttctttctttttttttttttgcttttattggtcacacctggcgatgcacaggggttactcttggctctgcactcaggaattactcctggcggtgctcgggggaccctgtgggatgctgggaatcgaacccgggtcagtcgcgtgcaaggcaaatgccctcccccctccagccccccctttttttttttaataatgtaggggtactgctat from Sorex araneus isolate mSorAra2 chromosome 4, mSorAra2.pri, whole genome shotgun sequence includes these protein-coding regions:
- the GHRL gene encoding appetite-regulating hormone → MRSLAPACCLLLLGALWAERAAAGSSFLSPEHHKGPKKEPKKPPAKLQPRALDDGQLGPAAQEGPEDELEIRFNAPFDVGIKLSGVQYHQHGQALSQFLQDVLWEANDVPEDK